The Phoenix dactylifera cultivar Barhee BC4 chromosome 12, palm_55x_up_171113_PBpolish2nd_filt_p, whole genome shotgun sequence genome includes the window TTACTAATATAGTAACACGGTCACCAGTATGAAATCTAATATCAAGACGGCGTACCTTGGTTTAACATGTATAAAACTCGTGAATCTACTAAGAGTATGTTGTGCACCGATGCAAGAATTTCTAATAATGTGGTAAATTGGCTTGTACCTAATTCGTGAAAGATACAATTTAACCTGCCAAAAAGCAGCCAGCTTCATACATATGCTAatagaatatttttataataccaTAGTTAGCTACTCAAATTTATAAGAACATAAAAACTCTATATACTTCTCTGAAGTGTGCTTGAAGAAAGTTTGATTTCTATAAATGAAAGGACAAAACAATAACATCAAGATCAGTTCAATCATATTGGAAAGTGACTCGGCCACGGTGATCAGTTAGATCCAGAGAGGCCCGAGAGGTGCTGGTGTGGACCACCCCTTGCTCCAAAACATCTAGGTGATGGTTAGATATGGAGAGGCCTtttaggccaagcatgtatttagagaggcTAATGAGGCTACGGATTGGGTGGCTACCTATATGGCCAATCATTTCGGAATTAAGTATCATGTGGGCCAGAGAGAAGGAGTTGCCTAGGACACTTCGAGATCTCTTATTTTCTGACTTTGTTAGATATATTCGTATATGCATTGTACGAAATACCtgcttcagaaaaaaaaaagaaaaaaaaaaaagagaaaaaagagagcagAAAGTTGTGCACGCAGGAAAGAAAGCCGGTAGTTTCGCGAGTTTTCTTTCGTCGGACCATTACACCATGccatccattttctttttttttaatcttcttcACTTTAGATTGTTGTACCATAACGGCTCGGTCGCCTCGTTGCTTTTCTCACCGGGTCCAAGTGCTTGTAATTAAATTAAGCTGTTCACCGTGAATcggattttaaaaaataagaaaatcagAACCTTACAAGTATACCCAATGCTTTCAAACTACGAACGGCCTTAGAAGttgaatttattaaaataaGTTGTATGAAGATACAGTCAGCTAtaaatatactttttttttgaataatcgaATTTTTGTTATAATTAAGAATTCTTTTCTGAAAGGAAGCGTAAGAGAAAAAGGAATGACGCCTATAAATCAATATAGATTTAATACTCggcattttttttgatttaaaaggAGGCAAAAGCAACAGCACCATTTAAACAATGGAGTCCACTAGGTGCAATATTGTCCGGTACTGTTAAGTATTGATCATTATCTCCGTaccattttttattatttggtTGAAGTACGAAGTATGAATACTTTCTTGTTAAATTCTATATAATGTTACAGAAGTAAAGCAAGAAGTGGTCAGTTACGTACATACTGATTCAACTACTGTTTTTAAGAGCTGGGACAAAAGAAATCCAGGCAGAAATCAAAGTGAGAACAGGATATACTAATTTAGTTTCAACCACTATACCATCACGTTTTTTCATTTTAGGATAATAAACCAGGGTAATGCATAAGGGTAATAATAGAGCAGATATGAGACTCCTGGACCAAAAAGTGGTATCGTAATCTCCAAATAGTTTGACCCTCTTTTGGCATAtttgtcaaaagaaaaactctcTTGAATTGCGTTTGAGCtaataaatttcaaatatttcaatttgcgCCCTGAATCTACTAACATCATTGCAGATACGGGATAGACAAACAATGTTGCTCCGTTAAACTTGCCCAGACCTTGtgaatttactattttttagtGCCTAAAAATGTTGAATTTGTAGATTTGTATTTCAACATCTACATCAATACAACGGTATCCCATCAATTTAGCATGGATGATGCGACGGCACACCATGTTTGCATGAATGATGATTAGTTTACATCATGGCTGCAGCTACAAGTTCACATATATTCAAATTTTAACTATATTTAACATTAAAATTATCCTTCTTCCTaagatcaaaattaatattaCCAACTTGCTTTATTTGCCTAGTAACAACCAAGCTTCTGCAGCATTCTTAAATTTGTCTGTATGTTAGATCTTTATTATATAAAATTCTAGTACTTGTTCCAATTATTGTGGTATGGgagcaaaaatatatatatgtgtcaACTGCCATTATCtttctattattatttttctatgtTAGAAAATTATTATAATCGTCATCAAAATACTAACTATTTTAATGTCAATTTCAGATCCTACTATTTGGCGAATAACTTTTGCCCTTCTTCTCGTTCCTTGGAGATAGAGGGGAGACAGTTGAAGAAGACGGTGACCGCCGGTTGCAGAGAAGTTGGCACAAGGCAGTGCTGCGGTAGATGGTAGGATTTTCGGAGtggtttaagttggagaaggaaTCCTCTAGTGCTCGAacctaattatatatatatatatatatatgattaggTTCTTGGTGATGATGGGCCGAGATGTGTGGCTGGCAGTAGCGATCCTGGCTCATTGATTGACCCAGAAGATGGTTTTGGTAGAATCCCAATTACTTACACTAGTTTGAACTCGCAAGAATCAGATTTGGGTCTAACATTCGCCTTTGTCTGTGGTGCAGAGTGAGGCGGTAAGTTCTAGAATGGCTGCCCAATGAATTTATGATTTCCTTCATAAAGAGTTGATGTTCCAGCTTAACGGAAATCTCAGAAGTCAAGATGTCAGCATCCACATTTGATGCCTTACATCCGGCCAGAGTATCAAACTTGACAGGTTGGGTTGGGGCCAAGGGTGGCAAAGGCGGAGCAGGCCTTAATTAATTCTCATGAGAACCACTTGGCCATGGTGGCCTAGGAGGTGTCAAATTAGTCCTCAGTCATATATGTTCACCAGGGATGCCACAAGAAAATTCACCATTCTTCATGTATTCAATGTAATCATGGCCAAATTTAGcacattttttctattttcatcCATGTCTAGATAAAACAGTAATTCAAGCATTAGGCCGTAATGTGAAGGAAGAGATATGCTCCTTGAAGGGATACGTTATTTACACTTTATTTAGAGTTATACATTATTTCACGTTATTTAGAGTTGTTAAACTTCAAGGACTACCATCCCTCTGACAGACCTCAAATATGATCATGTTCTCTATAAAAATGTTGGAAAATCTTTTGCTTGAAATCTTGGCAATCATAATGGCCCAAAATTCACTATGTTGTATCTttaatgtttcataagatagccTCAGCATGTCGATAACTGACTTGTGCAAAGCCAAATATGATCAGTGCTCTCATGATTTTGGACTAAAAAATGATTTGAATGATAAACCCTTTTATCTTTCATGGTGAAGTTGGAAGGTAATCAGAAAGGATACCAAAGGGAAAATGTGAAATTTTTTGGTTAAACAATAAGCTGTATATGCTGATGCTAGCTTGGCTCAACACAATGGAGGAGTCCAAAGATCTCTCTCATTAAGATCTCCTCTTATAACAAGAAAAATTTATTAATTCCACTCTGAATCTCTGATGCTCAGGCACTAGCTCTGGTTTCTTTTTGCTCTCTGACAAGATTCCATGGTCAATTCATAAAAACTCCTCAACAATACAAAAACAGCCTGAGATAGCTAGAAGCCTAAACTAAACTTTACCTTCTAATTACTCGTACATATATAGACCCATCCTGACACAAATTTTCCACCAAGATCCAAAAAAAAGTGGACTACAAACCAACTCCTACTCCTATCTTTAATGACTGCCAGCAAACTCGCTAACTTTTTGCCTTTGAACTAACACTTTCTCAGATTGGATTTTTCCAGCTTCATCTTAATTCAGATCCTTCCAAACTCATTTAAAAATGAAGTACAAAGCTAGCACAAACACAAAAATATAGCTCTCAATAGGAAGGGAGCAAAGAAGGGTGCATAAAGATGAACCCTCATCAATGAGATAAAGTTTGTTGTTTATGGATTCAGGCTTATAATTTTTGTTTAAAAGGCAATGATTTCAGATAGAGTAGGAAAAATATCCCAAAACATATAAACAATAAACAGAATCCATATTGATGGAGAAGAATGCTCTATTTTTTAAATTCTGAATCATGACTGCTCATGACTTAGAGGAGTGCATTAGATCTTTTAAATATATTCGCAATTATTGAAGTTCTAGTTTAGACTATTTAGACTAGTTTAGTTATaacattttatttgatttgaataaataataattagttAGCATATTTTGACTTATGTCACTTTAGTATAATTGATTATGAAAatgattttgttttatattatgattaaattaattttcaaaATCGAAGAATTATTATTGCTTTGAGATTATATGATTTGTAGCCTTATATACTTATATGGTCTGCCATATAGGTACGTGGTGTCTGTTATACCCTGGATTCGAAGCGTGACAGTTGGTCATCACATCTACCATCCAAAATCTCTTTCTTGGGCACGATACCCCTGATAAGCATAGGGTTAGGCATGCATTGGAAATGGTGAAATGGTTTGGGTTGGTTCGGGCCACTTAACTATCCAAATAGACAGTTCGGAACGGTAACCCTGAGTAAGACGGTTTAGTATGCCCCCATGGCTATAATGCCATGCATGGGGCTATTACAATTCCTAGAAAAGCAGGCATCAAGTGTCTTCAAAGTTTAAAGTGTAAACCCTAAGAAGAGCACAGTATGAATGGAGATGATTTGAAAAATTACCGAGTCCTACAAATTCAAAGTCATATTGACATGGAAGATGGTTCGAGGATAAATTTCAAAGGGGCTGGGGACGAAAAGTGTAGGAGCAAAAGCAACATGGGATGAACAAAAATGAGCACATCAACATAAAAGGCAATTGAAGATGGGAGGATATGAAGCACAATCAAGATCTTCTGGTCCCAAATTAAAGCCCAATAGATGAGCAGGCAGATTCGGCTTACTGCCAATACACAGTTCATGAGACAGCTTATCTCCTTTTCTCCCCCATAATTGTTTTATCCATGCAGGGAAGCCCCAGATCCTTATCTTTAAATCTTAGATTGGACCCACAAAACCTTTTCTTCACCCCTCGGTACATATATTTCCAGGGTCCCTGAGGACCCACCTAAGATTACATCAAACCACTCTATTGGAGTGATAGCTAATTAAAACCTAGGAGCCCCCCAACTCTGACCTTTCTTAATCATTTTCATCCTCTATTGAATTTTTCCCTTGATCTATCAAAGAACATTTTTATCATACATAGCAGTAAGCATGCATTCCATGaaaatttctttttccttccccAAACCACACTGCATTGCAGGAAAATCCTGAGTTTCATGCCAATATCTCTATCAAGAACTGCCCCTAAATTCCCCATGATACTCTTTCCAACATACCAACAATTACGTGCGACCTAGAATCTTGTAGATCTTCTAGCATCAGCTCATtataatttcaagaaaaaagaagaagtattTGCTACATTTTTCATTGTTTCAAGAATGCAGCCATAAACAGGCCATTTTACAGGCACGAGTCTCATGCTAATAGAAGTGAAATCATATTCTGCTCATTCTGATGTTGCTTTCCCGGAATGGGCTCAAATGCCGGCGAAGGGTTCATCGCCAGATAAATGCAATCAAAAAAAGGGTAAATTTAGCATCTACTTGCTTTGATTTTGAGAATAGGGACTTAAAAATAGCAAGCGCCAAGCAGGTAGCTATCCCAAATCCTACCCATAGCCATTAATCTGTAAATGCCAACATGCATTCCCCAAAAATTTAGCCAACGTAACCAGCAACCAAACACCAAAGATAGCTCATGACATTATCAACAAGCAACAAGTAGGTGATCATTCTACTACAATCTTCATAGCAAAAATCCTGATACACATATGCATAGGAGAAATGTAGCCCACCATCAAAAAGGCCTCTTGGAATGAAGCAAACAAAAGCTAACAACTGACATAACTACTGAGAcataaaaagacataaaaagGGCTCCCTTGAGCTTACAATCCAAAGAGTAAAACAAAGCAATACCAATTACCCAAGTAAAACTAATATGCTGTTCTCCCATCTCCTTCAATTATGATATCTTTGAATGCACCACCACTTGGAATCATAGGCAAGACATGCTCCTGGTGCGGCACGACAACATCCAACAAGTAAGGCCCTGGTGTCTCCAGCATCTCCCTGATCGCCTCCCTGACATCAGCCTTCTGTGTCACCCGGGCGGCGGGTATGTTGAATCCCTTTGCAATAGCCACCAGATCTGGATATATCTCTGATTCATTTGCTGGGTTCCCTAAGTAAGTATGTGCCCTGTTGGCCTTGTAGAAGCGATCCTCCCACTGCACAACCATGCCCAAGTGCTGGTTGTTCAACACCAAGACCTTCACAGGGAGATTCTCCACCCGAATCATCGCCAGCTCCTGGACATTCATGAGAAAACTCCCATCGCCGTCGATGTCGACAACAGTGACCCCCGGGTTAccgacggccgcccctgctGCTGCTGGCAGCCCGAAGCCCATCGCCCCCAATCCAGCAGATGACAGCCACCGGCGAGGCTTCTTGTAGCTGTAATACTGTGCGGCCCACATCTGGTGCTGCCCGACGCCGGTGCTGATGATGGCCTCCCCATTCGTCAATTCTTCAAGCACCTGAATTGCATACTGGGGAGGAATCTGATCCCCAAAAGTCTTGTAGCTCAAAGGGTATTCCTTCTTCTGATGATCTAGCTCCTCCCTCCAAGCAGAAAAGTCGAGCTTTTGATGAAGGCCGCTCTCCTCCAGCAATGCATTCATCCCATCCAACGCCAGCTTCATATCGGCACAGATCGACACATGGGGCTGCTTGTTCTTCCCGATCTCGGCCGGATCGATGTCGATGTGCACAATCTTCGCCCTGCTCGCAAAAGCTTCGAGCTTTCCAGTCACCCGGTCGTCAAATCTGACTCCGAAGGCCAGCAAGAGATCAGCTTTATCGACAGCATAGTTGGCGTACACAGTCCCGTGCATTCCCAGCATCCTCAGAGAGAGCTCATCGGCACTCGGGTAATTCCCAAGACCCATTAGAGTGGTTGTGACGGGGATTCCAGTCAGTTCGACGAAGCGGCGGAGCTCGTCGCCCGAGCTCGAGCAGCCACCGCCGACATAGAGGACCGGGCGGCTGGACTCGGAGACGAGGCGGAGGATCTGGTCGAGCAGGGGGCGGGCGGGGGCCTTGGGAAGGCGGGAGAGGTAGCCGGGGAGGCGGAGCGGTGGATCCCAGACGGGGACGGAGAGCTGCTGCTGGATGTCCTTCGGGATGTCGACGAGCACGGGGCCCGGGCGGCCGGAGGAGGCGAGGAAAAACGCTTCTTTTACGATGCGGGGAATGTCGTCGACGTCAAGGACGAGGTAGTTGTGCTTGGTGATGGAGCGAGTGACCTCGACGATGGGGGTCTCCTGGAAGGCGTCGGTACCGATCATGCGGCGGGGGACCTGGCCGGTGATGGCGACCATGGGGACGGAGTCGAGGAGGGCGTCGGCGAGGCCGGAGACCAGGTTAGTGGCGCCGGGGCCGGAGGTGGCGATGCAGACGCCGGGGAGGCCGGTGGAGCGGGCGTAGCCGGAGGCGGCGAAGACCTCGCCCTGCTCGTGACGGAGGAGGTGGTTGGTGATGGAGGGAGAGCGGGTGAGGGCCTGGTGGATCTCCAAGGAGGCGCCGCCAGGGTACGCGAAGACGTCGGAGACGCCCTCGCGCTCGAGGGCTTCGACAAGGATGTCCGCGCCCTTGCGGGGCTCGTCAGAGAAGAAGCGGCGGAGAGGGGAGGGGGCAGCGGTGGCGGGGGTGGGGGTAGGGGAGGCAGCGGAGGGGTGGGCCGCGGCGGAGACGGAGATGGATCTCCGGAGGGAGGGGGCGGTGGCGGAGACGGAGAGGAGTCTGGGGATGGCCGAGAGGAGGCGGCGGGTGGCGAAGGAGGGCGGAGGGGAGCGATGGATGGCGGAAGGGTTCACCGCTGCGGCTGGCGCCGCCTTCGTAGACGCCATGGTTGCAAGGGATGAGAGAGATCTGGGAGTACTTGTAAATGGTCAGGACGAGCGCTGGAGATAGAAAATCGCACACGTGTTCGGATCCGATCGCCGCCAGGTGGGTCAGATTAGAAAGCGGGGCCGCAGTAAGGGGCGCAGGCGGCGCGGGGTGGCTGTTGCTGCTCCCGCTAGCTTTTGTAAGGTGTCGGCCGGACCGTCCGAGTCGCCCAAGCCCAAAATATTTCGGATAGATCCGAATCTCCATTTTAAGCCGAGCAAGTCCGATCAGGATTCAAATTTACATCGATCAAATCCTAAAAAattacatatacacatatacatataaataaatatatatatatattctatttatatatatatacacatacaaatatatgtacatatatacatatatccatacatacatacatccatacatatatgcatatgtagCCCATGAGCCCACGTCCCATCTGGTTGATCAAGGAAAGGATGCGGGAGCTAGGGTTCTCACCTCCTTCACCTCCCAACGGTGAACGAGAggctctcctcctctcctctcctctcctctcatctcatctcctcctcatGGTCTAGATCGTCATCCTGGAGCTCATGGTCTAGATTGCCATTCTCTCGAGAGTCCATCGCCTCCATCACTGTTGACTCTGATGTTATGTCACTTAACGGGGGTCATGACGTGCTTGAGACTGAGGCAAAGATCATGAAGGACGGCAAGCTTCACATCACCATGCGGTGGTACAATGCCTCAAAGTCGAACACTACTCTATGAGATCCCACATAGGAATGGCAATCGGATCCGATCGAGTATAAACAGATCGGGTCGGAATGCAGGTCGGGTCAATAAATTACAAATCTGAATCTAAccaatttattaaacaggtcagaaattacaacctgaacccgacctgtttattaaataggtaacccgatccgacccatttaatctgtttaataaacattTTATctgtttaaattatttaaacagCCCATCCGACCCGTTTAAATATCccacctgacccgtttaaacagTCCACTGCCCACGCTGCCCCCTCCCTGTTCTCCCCTCCCTCACCAGGGCCCTCCCCATTCTCCCCTCCCCGTTCTTCCCTCA containing:
- the LOC103713706 gene encoding acetolactate synthase 1, chloroplastic — translated: MASTKAAPAAAVNPSAIHRSPPPSFATRRLLSAIPRLLSVSATAPSLRRSISVSAAAHPSAASPTPTPATAAPSPLRRFFSDEPRKGADILVEALEREGVSDVFAYPGGASLEIHQALTRSPSITNHLLRHEQGEVFAASGYARSTGLPGVCIATSGPGATNLVSGLADALLDSVPMVAITGQVPRRMIGTDAFQETPIVEVTRSITKHNYLVLDVDDIPRIVKEAFFLASSGRPGPVLVDIPKDIQQQLSVPVWDPPLRLPGYLSRLPKAPARPLLDQILRLVSESSRPVLYVGGGCSSSGDELRRFVELTGIPVTTTLMGLGNYPSADELSLRMLGMHGTVYANYAVDKADLLLAFGVRFDDRVTGKLEAFASRAKIVHIDIDPAEIGKNKQPHVSICADMKLALDGMNALLEESGLHQKLDFSAWREELDHQKKEYPLSYKTFGDQIPPQYAIQVLEELTNGEAIISTGVGQHQMWAAQYYSYKKPRRWLSSAGLGAMGFGLPAAAGAAVGNPGVTVVDIDGDGSFLMNVQELAMIRVENLPVKVLVLNNQHLGMVVQWEDRFYKANRAHTYLGNPANESEIYPDLVAIAKGFNIPAARVTQKADVREAIREMLETPGPYLLDVVVPHQEHVLPMIPSGGAFKDIIIEGDGRTAY